Below is a window of Streptomyces sp. NBC_01429 DNA.
CTGCTCGACGAGCAGACGCTTGGCGCGCGGCAGGAAGGCGGAGGTGGGTCCGCCGACGTGGGGACTGATCAGGACACCCGGAGCATGCCAGAGCGGATGGTCCGCGGGCAGGGGCTCGGGGTCGGTGACATCGAGAGCGGCCTGGATCCTGCCGCTCTCCAGCTCCGCGAGGAGCGCCTTGGTGTCGACGACCGCGCCCCGTGCGACGTTCACGAGCAGCGCGCCGTCCTTCATCCCGGCCAGGAAAGCGGCTCCGGCCAGCCCCTTGGTCCCCTCGGTGAGCGGCGTCGAGAGGATCACCACGTCCGCCTCGGGCAGCAGCGCGGGCAGTTCGGTGAACGCGTGGACCGCGCCGCGCTCCGTGGTGCGGGCGGAGCGCGCGACGCGTATCACCCGCGCGCACTCGAAGGGCGCGAGCCGGTCCTCGACGGCGGCGCCGATCGAGCCGTACCCGACGATCAGTACGGACTTGTCGGCGAGCGCCTGGTGGAAGCCGGAGTTCCACTCCCGCCGGTCCTGGGACCTGACGAAACCGGGCACCCCGCGCAGGGAGGCGAGGGTCAGGGTGAGGGCCAGCTCGGCCGTGCTGGCCTCGTGGACGCCCTTGGCGTTGCACAGCCGCACCCCGGGCGCCAGCACGTCCAGTCCGGGGGTCACGTTGTCGACGCCCGCGGAGAGGGTCTGTACGAGGCGCAGGGACGTCATGCCGGCCAGCGGCCTGGTGGAGATCTCCGGACCGCGCATGTACGGCACGACGTACAGGGCGCAGCGCGCCGGGTCGGCGGGGAAGGAGTCCTCGCCGTCCCAGAAGCGGTAGTCCAGGCCCTCGGGAAGCCCTTCGATCTCGTCTGCCGGAAGCGGGAGCCATACGTCTGAAGTCATGGTCAGGAGGCTATGCGAAGCCCGGCGCGGTGATGAGGTTAGCTTGAGGACGGCACAGGGACCGCAGGGGCGGTCTTATGGAGGGGTACGGCAGTTGGAGCGCAGGACAATCGGTGCGGCGGCGCTCGAAGTGGGGGCGATCGGACTCGGCTGCATGCCCATGCACTGGGCGTACACCGGCTCGCAGCAGCGCGGCGACCGGTCGCTCCGTGCGGTGCACGCGGCGCTCGACGCCGGTACGAGCCTGCTGGACACGGCCGACATGTACGGCCCCTTCACCAATGAGCTGCTGCTGGGGCGGGTGGTCGGCAAGCGGCGGGCGGACGTCTTCGTCTCGACCAAGTGCGGACTGCTCGTCGGTGACCAGCACATCGTGGCCAACGGCAGGCCCTCGTATGTGCGGCGCGCGTGCGACGCCTCGCTGCGCCGGTTGCAGACCGATGTGATCGACCTCTACCAACTGCACCGCGCCGACCCCGAGATACCGGTCGAGGAGACCTGGGGCGCGATGGCGGAGCTGGTGAGCGCCGGGAAGGTACGGGCGCTGGGGCTGTGCGCCGTGGGGGCGCGCGCTTCCCGCCGGCGGTCGGGGGCGCATCTGCACGACGCGACGATCCGCCAGTTGGAGCGGATCCAGCAGGTGTTTCCGGTGAGCACGGTGGAGGCGGAGCTGTCGGTCTGGTCGCCGGAGGCGCTGGAGCGGCTGCTGCCGTGGTGCGAGGCGCGCGGGATCGGGTTCCTCGCGGCGATGCCGCTGGGCAACGGTTTCCTGACCGGCACGCTCACCCCGGGGCAGGGGTTCGAACCGGACGATCTGCGGGCGCGCCATCCCCGGTTCACGGCCGAGATCATGGCCTCGAACCAGCCGCTGGTGGTCGGGTTGCGGCGGATAGCGGAACGTTACGGCGCGACGCCGGCGCAGGTGGCGCTGGCGTGGGTACTGACCAGGGGGCGCCATGTGGTGCCGCTGCCGGGGACGAAGCGGGAGGAGTGGGCGGTGGAGAACGCGCGGGCGGCGGATCTGGAGCTGACGGCGCGGGATCTGGCCGAGATAGCCTCGCTGCCGCCGGTACGGGAGTCGTGGGACTACTGAGGACGGGGCAACGGTGTAAGAAGCAGGGGGAGAAACGGTCGGTCACGTCCGTGCGTGCCTTCCGGGGCGGCTGTACGTGGCCGCGCGTGGCTGTACGTGGCTGTCCTCCGTTCGTCCTGTCCGTCTCGTCGAAAGGGAACCCGAACCGTGCACCGTTCAGCAGTGACGGCCGTGTGTGCCGCGGCGGCGCTTCTCGTGGCCACCGGATGCTCGTCCGACCGCGCCCCGGATCTCGGCCGGAGCCCGGCGTCGAGTCCGGCCGCCACACCGTCCGAGGACGGGCGGCCGAGTCCGTCGGCCGCGCCGGCGAAGGGCTCGGTGAAGGTGGTGTCCACTCTGGCCCAGGGCCTGAAGACGCCCTGGGGGCTGGCCGAACTGCCCGACGGCGATCTCCTGGTCTCCTCGCGCGACGACGGGACGATCACCCGCGTCGGGGTACGGGACGGCAAGCGCGGGAGGAAGATCACGATCGGCTCGGTGCCCGGGGTCGCGCCCGCCGGCGAGGGCGGCCTGCTGGGGATCGCGCTCTCCCCCACGTACGCCTCGGACCACCTGGTGTACGCGTACTTCACCACCGCTTCGGACAACCGCGTCGCCCGCATGCTGTACGACGAGAAGAAGCCGGCCGGGCAGCAGTTGGGCGCCCCCGACACGGTGCTGCGCGGCATTCCGAAGGGGACCATCCACAACGGCGGCCGGATCGCCTTCGGCCCGGACAAGATGCTGTACGCGGGGACGGGTGAGGCGGGTGATCCGGCACTCGCCCAGGACAAGGAGTCGCTGGGCGGGAAGATCCTGCGGATGACTCCGGACGGACAGCCCGTGCACGGCAACCCGGAGGCGGACTCGGTGGTCTATTCCCTGGGCCACCGCGATGTGCAGGGTCTGGCCTGGGACGCCGAGGGGCGGCTGTGGGCCTCGGAATTCGGTCAGGACAAGTGGGACGAGCTGAATCTGATCGAGCCGGGGAAGAACTACGGCTGGCCGGATGTGGAGGGCAGGGGCGGCACGTCCGCCGGGTTCGTGGACCCGGTGGAGGAGTGGGCGCCCAGGGACGCTTCGCCGAGCGGGCTGGCGTTCGCGGAGGGCTCCTTGTGGATGGCGGCGCTGCGCGGCGAGCGGCTCTGGCGCGTTCCGCTGGCGGGCCGGGAATCCGCGGCGGCTCCGCAGGCGTTCCTGAAGGGGAAGTACGGGCGCCTGCGTACGGTGCTCGCCGCGAGCGGCGGCACCGTGTGGCTGACGACCAGTGATACGGACGGCCGGGGCGACCCGAAGCCGGGGGACGACAGGATCCTCCAGCTGGAGGTCGGGTAGCGGCACGGGAACGCGCGACCGGGAGCCGAGAGCGAGAAAGGGGCAACTGTCCGTGTTCAACATGTTCGAGGAGATCTTCGCACCGGGCCGCAAACACACCCATGACGAGCAGAAGCGGCTGGAGCTGAGCCGGGTCGACGTGGACCCCAACGATCCGGGCCGGGGCCCGATAGACCTGACCTCGGGGAAGGTCACGATAAGAGTCCCGGAGGAATCCGTGGCCGAGGAGTCCGTGGCCGAGGAGTCCGGCGCTGAGCATCCCGACGCCGGGCATTCCGGTGCCGAGGAATCCGGGGCCGGGACCGAGGCGGGAGCAGAGCCGGAGTCCGGCGGCGGGGCCGGGCGAAAGACGTCCCGGGGCTGAACCTCTCCGGGCATCTCTCCCGGCCGAGCCTCTCAGGGCTGGAAGAGGCGCAGCCGATGGGCGAGGGCCGCCGCCTCCGTACGCCCCGAGACCCCGAGCTTCGCCAGGATGTTCGACACGTGGACGCTGGCGGTCTTGGGCGAGATGTACAGCTCCTCGGCGATACGGCGGTTGCTGTGGCCCGCGGCGACCAGCCGCAGGACGTCCCGCTCGCGCGGCGTCAGCCCCAGGGCGCGGACCGGGTCGGGCTGCGCTTCTCCGGCGGCCGCCGGCCGCGGGTCCGCGGCTGGTCCGGCGCCGCCCGGATCCGGGTGCCGGGCGGCGCCGGGGGCCGTCGAGAGGCTGATGCGCGCCCGGCCCGCGAGCAGTGCGATCTCCTCGGCGAGGGGGCGCGCGCCGAGCGCGGTGGCGGTGGCGTGGGCGAGGAGCAGCGGCCGCGCGGCCTCGGAGCGCTCCGCGTGGGAGTCGAGCAGGGCCGCCGCCAGCCGCAGCCGGACGAGGGCCAGCTCGTAGGGGCGCGCGGTCTCCTCGAAGGCCGCGACGGCGCGCGCCCACCCCTCCGGTGCCGCTCCGCCTTCCGCGCGGGCCAGCTCCGCCTCCAGCAGCAGTCCGTACGCCCGCCAGACGGGCACCAGGGTCGGCAGCCGCTTCCCGTGGGTCCGTACGGCCGCGAGGACCGCCGTCCGGCCCGCGTCCGCGTCCGGCAGCCCCCGGGCGTCCGCCTCCATCGACGCCGCCGCGCAGAGCAGGGGCAGCGCGTGCTGCTGGGTGCCGGGCGGGAAGCCGTGGCCGGTAGTCCGCTCGAATTCGGCCCTGGCCTCGGCCAGCGCGCCCCGGCGCGCGGCCAGGGACATGGCGAGCCGGGTCGGCGGTATGTGGTGCTGCGGCTGGAAGTCGTGGGTGCCGAAGAATGCGCGGGCCAGCGCCACCTGCCGCCCCGCCTCGTCGAAGTCGCCCCGTACCAGCGCGAGTTCGGCGCGGCGGTCGGCGACGAGTCCGCGCGCCTTCTGGGACTGGGCGAGATCCGCCGCCGCGTCGAGGACGGCGTCCGCCTCGGACCAGCGGCCGAGGGAGAAGAGGGAGTGGGCCAGATTGTGGCGGACCCATACCTCCGTGTCGGCGAGTCCGCGCTGATGGCTGAAGGTCACGCCCTGCTCGGCGACGGCCACCGCCTCCTCGGACCGCCCCTGGGTCTCCAGCGTGGAGGGCAGATTGATGCTGGCGCGCCCCACGATCCCGACGGCGTCCAGCTCGACGGCCCGGTCGCGGACCGCGTACATCTCGGCGATGCCCTCGCCGGGACCGCCGGCGTCGGCGGTGAGCCAGCCCCGGGTGAGGCGGGCGTGCAGCTCGGTGTGTTCGGCTCCGACGAGCCGCGCGTACTCCACGGCGCGGTCGGCGGCGGCCAGGCTCTCGGGCCCCGGCCGGTGCAGGGCGCCCCAGGCGGCGACCGCCGCGAGGACCTCCGCGTGGACGGCGGACGGCCGCAGGCCGCGCACCAGCTCCTGGGCGGTGCCCAGTTCGGACCAGCCGTCGCCCCGGGACAGCTGCTGGTTCAGCCGGGAGCGCTGGATCCAGAACCACGCGGCGCGCAGCGGATCGCGGCCGCCCTCCTCGCCGTCGAGGATCCGCAGGGCCTTCTTCGAGATCGCCAGGGCCCGTTCGTGCTCGCCGCCGACGCGGGCGGCGTCCGTCGCCTCCGCCATCAGGTCCAGAAAGCTCAGCGGGGAGTTGTCGGGCCGGCTTCCGCAGGCCGGGTACGCGTCCAGGTCGTCCGGCGGGCGCAGGGTGCCGCGCACCTCGGCGGGCGCGCTGTCCCACAGCTCCATGGCCCGTTCGAGCAGCCTCAGTTGCTCGGCGTGGGCGTAGCGCTCCCTGGCCTCCACGGAGGCGCGCAGCACGACGGGAAGGGCCTTCGCCGGGTCGTGCGCGTGGTACCAGTGGCTGGCGAGACGGGTGGTGCGCTCGTCGGCCCGTACGAGCCGGGGGTCGGCCTCCAGTACTTCGGCGAAGCGGCGGTTGAGCCGGGACCGCTCGCCGGGCAGCAGGTCGTCGCTGACCGCCTCGCGCACCAGGGAGTGCCGGAAGCGGTAGCCGTCGCCGTCCGGGGTGGGCAGCAGGATGTTGGCGCCGACGGCGGCGCGCAGCGCCTCGATGAGATCGTCCTCAGCGAGCCGGGCGACGGCCAGCAGCAGCGGGTACTCGACGGTGGTGCCGCCCTCGGCGACGATCCTGGCGACCCGCTGGGCGTCCTCGGGCAGCGCCTCGACCCTGACGAGCAGCAGATCGCGCAGCGAGTCGCTCAGCCCGGTGCCGCGGCCGGTCCCGAGGGAGCAGGCCAGCTCCTCCACGAAGAACGCGTTGCCGTCGGAGCGTTCGAAGATGCGGTCGAGCACGCCGGGGTCGGGCTCGCCGTCGAGGATCCCGGTGAGCTGGCTGCGTACCTCGGCGCGGTTGAAGCGGGGCAGCTCGACGCGCCGGACGGATCTCAGCCGGTCCAGCTCGGCGAGGAGCGGGCGCAGCGGGTGGCGGCGGTGGATGTCGTCGGCGCGGTAGGTGCCGAGCACGACGATCCGGCCGCGGCGCAGGGCGCGGAAGAGATAGGCGAGGAGGTGGCGGGTGGAGGCGTCCGCCCAGTGCAGATCCTCCAGGACGAGCACCACCGTACGGTCCGTCGCGAGCCGCTCCAGCAGCCGCGCGGTCAGCTCGAAGAGGCGCGCGGTGCCGTCTTCGTCGAGCGCGCCCCGGTCGGAGCGGCCCAGCTCGGGCAGGATGCGGGCCAGCTCGTCCTCCTGGCCGTCGGCCGCCGCGATCAGCTCGTCGGGCAGCCGGCGGCGCAGGGAGCGCAGCGCGGTGGAGAAGGGCGCGAACGGCAGTCCGTCCGCGCCGATCTCGACACAGCCGCCGATCGCCACGACGGCCTTCTCCCGGCACGCCCTCTCGTGCAGCTCCTCGACGAGCCGGGTCTTGCCGACCCCCGCCTCGCCGCCGATGAGCAACGCCTGCGGCTCGCCCGCGGTGGCGCGGGCGAGCGCTTCGGTGAGCACGGTCAGTTCGTCGGTCCTGCCGACGAACACCGGGCTGACTGACCTGGTCTCCACGGTGCCGAGCATCGCACAGGGGTCGGACAGCGCGGCACTCGTTTTCGACCGGCTCACGTGGTGTGGCGCGGCCGGTGGAGGAGCGGGCTCACCTGCCCCTCCGGGGCCTTGTCTGCCGCTCGCCGCGCTGTGCGCCGGGCCTGTCCGCGGGCCCTGCGCACCTGCCGTACGAGGCGCTGGTTGTCGGCGGCGCGGATGAGTTCGGCCTCGCGGATCTTGTGGAGTTCGTACCCGTACATGGTGTCCCCCTGACGAAACGGTGCGGCATCGTGCCGATGCCTTCACCTTCGTCTCCCAGGGGGTGGGGCCGCATCGGGAGTGTGCCGCATGTTCGCGGGGCCCCGGGCCTTAGAAACAGTGCCTGGTCTAAGGCCCGGCGACCAAGGGCCTCCTCAGAGGAGGCGCCTCGGTCAGGAGGCGGTGGTCGGCAGGGCGGCGAAGAGGTCGAAGTACATGCCGAGGGACATGAGCAGTCCGAGGAGGCCGAGGACGGCACCGGCCAGCGCGAAGGGGCGCACCCAGGCGGTACGGGGCCGCGGCAGCGCGAGCACGATCGCGCCGACGATCAGCGCCACCAGCGCGACGCCGCCGTTGACCAGGGCGGTGAGGTGCCAGGCGTCGCCGTAGATCGCGGAGATCTGCTGCTCGGCGGTGGCGGACTGGCCGGTCTTGAGCTGTCCGACGAGCCCCTGGCGCTCGCCGAGGACCCGGCTGCTCCAGGTCCCGGTGAGGGCGACGATGCCGAGGCAGACGGCGAGGACGGCCGCCGCGGCGGAGCCGAGGCCGGAGGAGCCGGCGGTGGCGGCGTCGTCCGCCGCGTCGTCGTCATCGTCATCGTCGGTGTAGTCGTTGTCGTCGGTGCCGTCGGCGGCCGGGGCCGGGGCCGGACCGGTGGGGCTGTCCGCCGGGGCGGCGTCCTTGGTGGCCGGGTCCTCGGCCGTCCCGTCGGCCGTCTCCTTGGACAGGTCCGTGGCCGGAGGCTTCGTGTCCTTCGTGTCGGTCGCGTCGGCCGTCGTCTGTTCGGGGGTCTCGGTCTCGGGTGTGGGGTTCATACGGCGCACGCTAGGGGCCGCGTCTGAGAGCTTTCTGAGAACTCCGGATCCCGGACCCGCGCGCGGCCGGCCCGCCCGCTCCCCCGCCCGCTCTCCCGCCCGCTCTCACCGTACGAGCGGAGTCTCCGCGCGCTCGCGCGCCTCGGGAATCCTGGCCCGGGGACGGCGCCCGGGCGCTTCGATGCTGATCCTCGGCAGCCAGCGGTCCACCCGGCGCGGCAGCCACCAGTTGGCGCCGCCGAGCAGATGCATCAGGGCGGGGACCAGGAGGGTACGGAGGACGAAGGCGTCCAGCGCCACGGCCGCCGCCAGCCCGATGCCGAACATCGCGATGACCCGGTCCCCGCTGAGGACGAAGGCCAGGAAGACCGAGATCATGATGACCGCCGCCGAGTTGATCACCCGGCCGGTCTCGGCGAGCCCGACCCGTACGGCCCGCCGGTTGTCGCCCGTCTCCAGCCACTCCTCGTACATCCGGCTGACCAGGAAGACCTGGTAGTCCATGGAGAGCCCGAAGAGGACCGAGACCATGATCACGGGCAGGAAGGGCTCGATGGGGCCCGCGCTGCCCAGTCCCAGCAGCTCGCTCCCCCATCCCCACTGGAAGATCGCGACCACGATCCCGAAGGACGAGGCGACGGCGGCGACATTCATCAGCGCGGCCTTCAGCGGGATACCCACGGACCGGAAGGCGAGCAGCAGAAGCAGACAGCCGAGGGCGATGACCACGCCGACGAAGAGCGGGAGCTTGCCGACGATGATCGCGGCGAAGTCGTCGTAGCTCGCGGTGACCCCGCCGACGTACACCTTCAGTGTGGTGCCGCTCCCGTTGCCGGGCAGCACCTCTGTACGGAGGCGGTCGACCAGCTCGCTGGTGTGCCGCGCCTGGGGCGCCGAGTCCGGTACGACGGTGAGCAGCGCCCGGTCACCGCTGCCGTTGAACACGATCGGGCCGACCGAGGCGACGCCCTCGGTCCGGCGCAGGGTGTCGGGCAGCTGGTCCATGGCGAGCCGGTCGTCCGCGCCGTCGAGCCGCGCGACCAGGGTGAGCGGACCGTTGACGCCGGGGCCGAAGCCGTCGGCGAGCAGGTCGTACGCCTTGCGGGTGGTGGCCGTGGCCGGGTTGTTGCCCTGGTCGGAGGTGCCGAGCCGGAGCGAGAACGTGGGAAGGGCCAGGACGAGCATCACCACGGCGGCGACGGCGCCGAGCAGTTGAGGACGGCGCTCGACGATGAGCGACCAGCGCACGGCGAAGCCGGTCGGCTGTTCGGTGGCGGGCCCCCGCGCCGCGAGCCGCGCGCGCTCGCGGCGGCTCAGCGCGCGCGTACCGATGAAGGACAGCAGGGCCGGCAGCAGGGTCACGGAGGCGGCGACGGTGAGGACGACCGTGAGCGAGGCGGCGACCGCGACGCCGTTCAGGAAGTTCAGCCGCAGTATCAG
It encodes the following:
- a CDS encoding 2-hydroxyacid dehydrogenase; this translates as MTSDVWLPLPADEIEGLPEGLDYRFWDGEDSFPADPARCALYVVPYMRGPEISTRPLAGMTSLRLVQTLSAGVDNVTPGLDVLAPGVRLCNAKGVHEASTAELALTLTLASLRGVPGFVRSQDRREWNSGFHQALADKSVLIVGYGSIGAAVEDRLAPFECARVIRVARSARTTERGAVHAFTELPALLPEADVVILSTPLTEGTKGLAGAAFLAGMKDGALLVNVARGAVVDTKALLAELESGRIQAALDVTDPEPLPADHPLWHAPGVLISPHVGGPTSAFLPRAKRLLVEQLTRFAAGDEPLNVVLTTGA
- a CDS encoding aldo/keto reductase translates to MERRTIGAAALEVGAIGLGCMPMHWAYTGSQQRGDRSLRAVHAALDAGTSLLDTADMYGPFTNELLLGRVVGKRRADVFVSTKCGLLVGDQHIVANGRPSYVRRACDASLRRLQTDVIDLYQLHRADPEIPVEETWGAMAELVSAGKVRALGLCAVGARASRRRSGAHLHDATIRQLERIQQVFPVSTVEAELSVWSPEALERLLPWCEARGIGFLAAMPLGNGFLTGTLTPGQGFEPDDLRARHPRFTAEIMASNQPLVVGLRRIAERYGATPAQVALAWVLTRGRHVVPLPGTKREEWAVENARAADLELTARDLAEIASLPPVRESWDY
- a CDS encoding PQQ-dependent sugar dehydrogenase, encoding MHRSAVTAVCAAAALLVATGCSSDRAPDLGRSPASSPAATPSEDGRPSPSAAPAKGSVKVVSTLAQGLKTPWGLAELPDGDLLVSSRDDGTITRVGVRDGKRGRKITIGSVPGVAPAGEGGLLGIALSPTYASDHLVYAYFTTASDNRVARMLYDEKKPAGQQLGAPDTVLRGIPKGTIHNGGRIAFGPDKMLYAGTGEAGDPALAQDKESLGGKILRMTPDGQPVHGNPEADSVVYSLGHRDVQGLAWDAEGRLWASEFGQDKWDELNLIEPGKNYGWPDVEGRGGTSAGFVDPVEEWAPRDASPSGLAFAEGSLWMAALRGERLWRVPLAGRESAAAPQAFLKGKYGRLRTVLAASGGTVWLTTSDTDGRGDPKPGDDRILQLEVG
- a CDS encoding DUF6191 domain-containing protein, coding for MFEEIFAPGRKHTHDEQKRLELSRVDVDPNDPGRGPIDLTSGKVTIRVPEESVAEESVAEESGAEHPDAGHSGAEESGAGTEAGAEPESGGGAGRKTSRG
- a CDS encoding helix-turn-helix transcriptional regulator, producing the protein MLGTVETRSVSPVFVGRTDELTVLTEALARATAGEPQALLIGGEAGVGKTRLVEELHERACREKAVVAIGGCVEIGADGLPFAPFSTALRSLRRRLPDELIAAADGQEDELARILPELGRSDRGALDEDGTARLFELTARLLERLATDRTVVLVLEDLHWADASTRHLLAYLFRALRRGRIVVLGTYRADDIHRRHPLRPLLAELDRLRSVRRVELPRFNRAEVRSQLTGILDGEPDPGVLDRIFERSDGNAFFVEELACSLGTGRGTGLSDSLRDLLLVRVEALPEDAQRVARIVAEGGTTVEYPLLLAVARLAEDDLIEALRAAVGANILLPTPDGDGYRFRHSLVREAVSDDLLPGERSRLNRRFAEVLEADPRLVRADERTTRLASHWYHAHDPAKALPVVLRASVEARERYAHAEQLRLLERAMELWDSAPAEVRGTLRPPDDLDAYPACGSRPDNSPLSFLDLMAEATDAARVGGEHERALAISKKALRILDGEEGGRDPLRAAWFWIQRSRLNQQLSRGDGWSELGTAQELVRGLRPSAVHAEVLAAVAAWGALHRPGPESLAAADRAVEYARLVGAEHTELHARLTRGWLTADAGGPGEGIAEMYAVRDRAVELDAVGIVGRASINLPSTLETQGRSEEAVAVAEQGVTFSHQRGLADTEVWVRHNLAHSLFSLGRWSEADAVLDAAADLAQSQKARGLVADRRAELALVRGDFDEAGRQVALARAFFGTHDFQPQHHIPPTRLAMSLAARRGALAEARAEFERTTGHGFPPGTQQHALPLLCAAASMEADARGLPDADAGRTAVLAAVRTHGKRLPTLVPVWRAYGLLLEAELARAEGGAAPEGWARAVAAFEETARPYELALVRLRLAAALLDSHAERSEAARPLLLAHATATALGARPLAEEIALLAGRARISLSTAPGAARHPDPGGAGPAADPRPAAAGEAQPDPVRALGLTPRERDVLRLVAAGHSNRRIAEELYISPKTASVHVSNILAKLGVSGRTEAAALAHRLRLFQP
- a CDS encoding MMPL family transporter: MAALARWCVHHRLLAVLLWLFALGGVSTAAMVTGSAYSNDYEVPGTESGEATRLLDSGFPGLGGDSDTIVWHTGEGDTPGSRPYGSVRATEVELRTGEMLGKVAKLPGIASVVSPYSAEGQEQISADGRTAYARVTFDRPADAVPEAAARALVDTAKAAVAPGLDVELGGSAVALTESSTGHLAEAVGVAVAAVVLFLAFGSLAASLLPIATALVPVGTAYAGIVLLGQVMTVADFAPMLGLLIGLGVGIDYALFIVTRHRKGLKRGLSVPEAAAEAVATTGRAVVFAGATVCIALLGMLILRLNFLNGVAVAASLTVVLTVAASVTLLPALLSFIGTRALSRRERARLAARGPATEQPTGFAVRWSLIVERRPQLLGAVAAVVMLVLALPTFSLRLGTSDQGNNPATATTRKAYDLLADGFGPGVNGPLTLVARLDGADDRLAMDQLPDTLRRTEGVASVGPIVFNGSGDRALLTVVPDSAPQARHTSELVDRLRTEVLPGNGSGTTLKVYVGGVTASYDDFAAIIVGKLPLFVGVVIALGCLLLLLAFRSVGIPLKAALMNVAAVASSFGIVVAIFQWGWGSELLGLGSAGPIEPFLPVIMVSVLFGLSMDYQVFLVSRMYEEWLETGDNRRAVRVGLAETGRVINSAAVIMISVFLAFVLSGDRVIAMFGIGLAAAVALDAFVLRTLLVPALMHLLGGANWWLPRRVDRWLPRISIEAPGRRPRARIPEARERAETPLVR